In a single window of the Olivibacter sp. SDN3 genome:
- the dnaJ gene encoding molecular chaperone DnaJ: MAKRDYYDVLGISRNAEQTEIKSAYRKLAIKYHPDKNPDNKEAEEKFKEAAEAYEVLSNTEKRQRYDRFGHTANGAGGGYGGGMNMEDIFSNFGDIFGGGNPFESFFGGGGQSRGGRRVVKGTNLRIKVKLTLEEIAKGVEKKIKVNKQVVCKTCDGSGAKDKGSTSTCRTCGGAGSVRRVTNTILGQMQTTSTCPTCNGEGVEITSKCTNCHGEGLVRGEETISINIPAGVSEGMQLSMSGKGNAAPRGGIPGDLIILIEEVPHALLKRDGINVIYDLYVSFVDAALGSSVEIPTIDGKAKIKIDPGTQGGKILRLKGKGIPEVNSYHKGDQLVYVNVWTPKALSQIERDQLEALRESPNFKPQPGKNEKSFFERVKEFFE; this comes from the coding sequence ATGGCAAAAAGAGATTATTACGACGTATTAGGGATATCGAGAAATGCTGAGCAGACTGAAATCAAATCTGCTTATCGTAAGCTTGCTATTAAATATCACCCAGATAAAAATCCTGACAACAAGGAAGCTGAAGAGAAGTTCAAAGAAGCAGCAGAGGCTTATGAAGTATTGAGTAATACAGAAAAGCGCCAACGTTATGACAGGTTTGGGCATACTGCCAATGGTGCTGGTGGAGGTTATGGCGGCGGCATGAATATGGAAGACATATTCAGCAATTTTGGAGATATCTTTGGTGGCGGAAATCCGTTTGAAAGTTTTTTTGGTGGCGGTGGACAGTCACGTGGCGGTAGAAGAGTTGTAAAGGGCACTAATCTCCGTATAAAAGTAAAACTAACCCTTGAAGAAATTGCAAAGGGTGTTGAAAAGAAGATAAAAGTCAATAAGCAAGTTGTCTGTAAGACTTGTGATGGTAGTGGTGCAAAAGATAAAGGCTCTACGTCTACATGCCGTACTTGCGGGGGAGCTGGAAGTGTAAGAAGAGTAACCAACACGATATTGGGGCAAATGCAAACAACCAGTACATGCCCTACCTGTAATGGCGAAGGCGTAGAAATCACCTCCAAATGCACGAATTGTCATGGAGAAGGATTGGTACGCGGAGAGGAAACAATTAGCATTAACATTCCTGCAGGTGTAAGTGAGGGCATGCAATTGTCCATGAGTGGTAAAGGTAATGCTGCACCTCGGGGTGGGATTCCAGGTGATCTTATTATTCTCATTGAGGAAGTTCCCCATGCCCTATTGAAACGTGATGGCATCAATGTTATTTATGATTTATATGTAAGTTTTGTTGATGCTGCATTAGGATCAAGTGTTGAGATACCTACAATAGATGGTAAAGCAAAAATAAAGATAGATCCTGGCACTCAGGGAGGAAAAATCCTTCGTTTAAAAGGAAAAGGAATCCCCGAAGTCAATTCTTATCACAAGGGAGACCAATTAGTATATGTTAACGTTTGGACACCTAAAGCATTATCTCAAATAGAAAGAGATCAACTGGAAGCGTTAAGAGAGTCTCCAAATTTCAAGCCTCAACCTGGCAAAAATGAAAAAAGTTTCTTTGAACGTGTAAAAGAGTTTTTTGAATAG
- a CDS encoding ABC transporter ATP-binding protein translates to MIEIKNIVKQYAGHRALDDVSIHIQKGTIFGLLGPNGAGKTSLIRIITQITAPDSGHIQFNGEPLNSSHIYQIGYLPEERGLYKKMQIGEQMLYLAQLKGLSKSEAKHRIKHWFEKMEMQTWWNKKVEDLSKGMQQKVQFVATVLHQPELLILDEPFSGFDPVNADIIKNEILELHRNGTTIIFSTHRMESVEQLCNNIALINKSKKILDGSVIDIKNKYRENKYKITYLGDDIVSTPDDTLFIIDDIEHQGVTTTLSIKIPKEKSVNAVLSYLIPKVEIQHLEEIIPSIHDIFIKEVTSVNIN, encoded by the coding sequence ATGATAGAAATAAAGAATATTGTAAAGCAATATGCCGGGCATCGCGCACTTGACGATGTATCTATTCATATACAAAAAGGAACTATCTTTGGCCTACTTGGACCAAATGGCGCTGGAAAAACTTCTCTTATTCGCATTATTACACAAATTACCGCTCCAGACAGTGGGCATATTCAATTTAATGGTGAGCCACTGAACAGTAGCCATATTTATCAGATTGGATATTTGCCAGAAGAAAGAGGATTATATAAGAAAATGCAGATCGGCGAACAAATGTTATATCTGGCACAGTTAAAAGGTCTGTCGAAGAGTGAGGCTAAGCATCGCATAAAACATTGGTTTGAAAAAATGGAAATGCAAACTTGGTGGAACAAGAAAGTTGAAGATTTAAGTAAGGGGATGCAACAAAAAGTTCAATTTGTAGCCACAGTACTTCATCAGCCTGAGCTACTTATTCTTGATGAACCTTTCTCAGGATTTGATCCCGTAAATGCAGATATTATAAAAAATGAAATCCTTGAGCTCCATCGTAACGGAACTACCATTATATTCTCAACACATCGCATGGAATCAGTTGAGCAGTTGTGCAACAACATAGCGCTTATAAACAAATCAAAAAAAATACTGGATGGCTCCGTGATAGATATAAAAAACAAATATCGTGAAAACAAATATAAGATTACTTATTTAGGTGACGATATTGTTTCTACTCCAGATGATACGTTATTTATAATTGACGATATTGAGCATCAAGGCGTCACAACTACTTTGTCGATCAAAATACCAAAGGAAAAATCTGTTAACGCTGTTCTATCTTATTTGATTCCAAAAGTAGAGATACAACATTTAGAAGAAATAATCCCTTCCATACACGATATCTTTATTAAAGAAGTTACATCTGTAAATATCAATTAA
- a CDS encoding ABC transporter permease translates to MSKILLIIQREYLSRVKKRSFLLTTFLVPFLFIGMYATVFYVAMNNQEPITTVHVIDESNQIFAYLENTDHLIFVEAGTSSENLKKHIENGVEENTALLIVPADIEKRQTVELYDTEKKGIGTIQSIEHKINEILKEQALKKAGIDPKVLKNINPRVTVKSKQLTIDGEKDSSIGAAIGISFTLSILIYISLFLYGSQVMRGIIEEKTSRIVEVIISSVKPFQLMMGKIVGIGLVGVTQFVLWILLSAGLMVAATTFMSEEVHTTEIHVNQETEISYAEDAEVPPQNSKITQILENLKTIDYGIIISCFLVYFVGGYLLYSALFAMVGSAVDSETETQQFMFPIIMPLLFTYMLSFSVLINNPHGSVAFWLSMIPFTSPIGMLVRIPFGVPTWQLILSIILLVLGFITTTYLASRIYRVGILMYGKKASYKELFKWFNYKG, encoded by the coding sequence ATGAGCAAAATTTTACTTATCATCCAACGAGAATATTTGAGCAGAGTAAAAAAGCGATCATTCCTATTAACGACCTTTCTAGTTCCCTTCCTGTTCATAGGTATGTATGCGACGGTATTTTATGTAGCAATGAATAACCAAGAGCCCATTACAACTGTGCATGTAATAGATGAATCAAATCAAATTTTCGCATATTTGGAGAATACAGATCATTTAATATTCGTTGAAGCAGGAACATCTTCTGAAAATTTGAAGAAACACATCGAAAATGGAGTTGAAGAGAATACCGCTTTACTTATAGTACCCGCAGATATTGAAAAACGACAAACAGTAGAGCTTTACGATACGGAAAAGAAAGGAATCGGGACAATCCAAAGCATTGAACATAAAATAAATGAGATCTTAAAAGAGCAGGCTTTAAAAAAGGCAGGCATTGACCCAAAGGTTCTAAAAAATATCAACCCTCGCGTAACCGTTAAGTCAAAACAATTAACCATCGACGGAGAGAAAGACAGTAGCATAGGCGCCGCAATAGGTATTAGCTTTACCCTATCAATATTAATATATATATCACTTTTCCTGTATGGCAGCCAAGTGATGAGAGGCATCATAGAAGAAAAAACTAGTCGCATTGTAGAAGTAATTATCTCATCGGTAAAACCTTTTCAATTGATGATGGGGAAAATTGTAGGAATTGGCTTAGTTGGTGTTACCCAGTTTGTGTTGTGGATACTGCTATCTGCCGGCCTGATGGTTGCAGCTACAACATTTATGTCAGAAGAGGTACATACAACTGAAATCCATGTTAATCAAGAAACGGAAATTTCCTATGCAGAGGACGCAGAGGTGCCTCCTCAAAACTCAAAGATAACCCAAATCCTGGAAAACTTAAAGACTATTGATTACGGTATTATCATCAGTTGTTTCCTTGTATATTTTGTTGGAGGTTATTTGCTGTATAGCGCATTGTTTGCTATGGTGGGCTCTGCTGTAGATAGTGAGACGGAAACGCAACAGTTTATGTTTCCTATTATTATGCCGCTACTCTTTACTTATATGCTTTCTTTTTCTGTCCTGATTAATAACCCACATGGTTCGGTAGCCTTTTGGTTAAGTATGATTCCTTTCACCTCTCCAATAGGTATGTTAGTTAGGATACCTTTTGGGGTACCCACGTGGCAATTAATTTTATCGATCATTTTATTGGTATTGGGTTTTATAACAACAACGTACCTTGCTTCAAGGATATACCGAGTAGGTATACTCATGTATGGAAAAAAGGCGAGTTATAAAGAACTATTTAAATGGTTCAATTACAAGGGCTAA
- a CDS encoding transglycosylase domain-containing protein translates to MFRRVKNKFLRYFIIFIYFAIIFLCAIELNFLGLFGYSPTTKDIETPTLNIASELYTDDGKLIARYFKENRSPVVYDSISTDIVNALVSTEDIRFFKHSGVDFFAVASSLVSTAHGEKRGGSTITQQLAKNLYRTRYQQSAGFLGKIPGLNMLIIKIKEWFTAVKLERKYSKEHILTMYLNTVSFGNNTYGIKTAAKRYFNSNTNDITASQAALLIGMLKATTLYNPIRNPEQATKRRNIVLSQMLKADFISSEQYKDFITKPLGLSLGSVNDSSKDDSYLRAAVERTVEKWCEENGYDLYEDGLKIYTTIDSRLQAHAEKAAYEQMAILQERLDKSWANELPWRDSKGVVIENFLENLAKKLPLYDFLSQKFNKNTDSISYYLNQPKSMKVFTWEDGMKEVNYSTMDSLAHYAKFLNTGMMALDPYSSEIKVWVGGINHSYYKYDHVNQAKRQAGSTFKPFAYLAAIEEGMSPCDKFPDKAVRIDYTENGEQKSWEPKNADWTFSGLDMSLRWAMGRSINSVTAQITEKVGWDKVVETAHKCGITSHLASVPSVGLGSNDVTVFEMVSAYATFLNKGNHTTPILVKRIVDRDGKTLAEFKAKPEQVIDEETAWLMTYMLRGTMEEPGGTSQALWEWDLWKDGNQIGGKTGTSSNYVDGWYIGITKDLVTGVWVGNDERSIHFRNSATGEGSRTALPIFATFMEQLYHDPNSGYTYGPLPDPTVPITRKYNCPSPRIVIQDSTATDSVRIEQRLMPTVPLQDEDEINRIDEQLKPTIP, encoded by the coding sequence ATGTTCAGAAGGGTTAAGAACAAGTTTCTTCGTTATTTTATAATATTTATTTATTTCGCCATAATTTTTTTATGCGCTATAGAACTGAATTTTTTAGGTCTTTTTGGTTATTCTCCAACGACGAAGGATATTGAAACTCCAACGCTGAATATCGCTTCGGAATTATATACGGATGATGGAAAACTAATTGCCCGGTATTTTAAAGAAAATCGGTCGCCTGTAGTGTATGATAGTATTTCAACTGATATTGTGAATGCGCTGGTTTCCACAGAAGATATCCGTTTTTTTAAACACAGTGGGGTTGATTTTTTTGCAGTTGCATCCAGCTTGGTATCTACAGCTCACGGTGAAAAACGTGGAGGCAGTACGATCACTCAACAACTGGCAAAAAATCTATATAGAACCCGCTACCAACAATCTGCTGGTTTTTTAGGAAAAATCCCTGGCTTAAACATGTTAATTATTAAAATTAAGGAATGGTTTACAGCCGTTAAACTCGAGCGCAAATATAGTAAAGAACATATACTGACCATGTATCTCAATACGGTGTCATTTGGCAACAACACTTACGGCATAAAAACCGCTGCCAAGCGTTATTTTAATAGTAATACAAATGATATCACAGCTTCACAAGCTGCACTATTAATAGGCATGCTTAAAGCGACGACCCTTTATAACCCCATAAGAAATCCCGAACAAGCCACTAAGAGACGAAATATTGTCTTGTCGCAAATGTTAAAGGCTGATTTTATTTCATCAGAACAATATAAAGATTTCATTACTAAACCCTTAGGTTTAAGTTTAGGAAGTGTTAATGACTCTAGTAAAGACGACTCGTATTTACGTGCAGCCGTGGAGAGAACTGTTGAAAAGTGGTGCGAGGAAAATGGATATGATCTATATGAAGATGGATTAAAAATTTATACTACTATCGATTCTAGATTACAAGCCCATGCGGAAAAAGCAGCATATGAGCAAATGGCTATATTGCAAGAAAGATTAGACAAATCCTGGGCCAACGAATTGCCCTGGCGTGACTCAAAAGGTGTAGTTATTGAAAATTTTTTGGAAAATCTAGCGAAAAAACTTCCACTTTATGATTTTCTAAGCCAAAAGTTCAACAAAAATACCGACAGCATCTCCTATTACCTTAATCAACCGAAATCGATGAAAGTGTTTACCTGGGAAGACGGTATGAAAGAGGTAAATTATTCAACAATGGACTCTCTTGCCCATTATGCAAAGTTTTTAAATACCGGCATGATGGCTTTAGATCCCTACTCGTCAGAAATCAAAGTTTGGGTGGGCGGAATCAATCATTCCTATTATAAATATGATCACGTAAATCAGGCAAAAAGGCAAGCTGGATCGACGTTTAAACCCTTCGCCTATCTCGCAGCAATAGAAGAGGGTATGTCTCCCTGTGATAAATTTCCGGATAAGGCAGTCAGGATTGACTATACTGAAAATGGCGAACAGAAATCTTGGGAACCTAAAAATGCAGATTGGACTTTCTCCGGTCTTGATATGTCTTTGAGGTGGGCGATGGGTCGATCTATTAATTCCGTAACTGCTCAAATTACAGAAAAAGTAGGCTGGGATAAGGTGGTAGAAACCGCTCATAAATGTGGCATTACCAGTCACCTAGCTTCTGTTCCATCAGTAGGTCTCGGTTCAAATGATGTAACCGTTTTCGAAATGGTCAGCGCATATGCTACTTTCTTAAATAAAGGCAACCACACAACTCCGATCCTGGTAAAAAGAATCGTTGACCGCGATGGAAAAACACTTGCGGAATTTAAGGCAAAACCTGAGCAGGTGATTGATGAAGAAACAGCATGGTTAATGACTTATATGCTTAGAGGAACCATGGAAGAACCGGGCGGCACATCTCAGGCTTTATGGGAATGGGATCTATGGAAAGATGGCAACCAAATTGGAGGGAAAACTGGTACTTCATCAAATTATGTAGATGGATGGTATATTGGTATAACAAAGGATTTAGTCACAGGAGTTTGGGTCGGGAACGACGAAAGAAGCATTCACTTCAGAAACTCTGCTACCGGAGAAGGTTCGAGAACTGCCTTGCCAATTTTTGCAACATTCATGGAGCAGTTATATCATGACCCTAATAGTGGCTACACTTATGGCCCCCTCCCCGACCCTACAGTACCCATAACCAGAAAATATAATTGTCCAAGTCCGAGAATTGTTATTCAAGATAGTACTGCTACAGATAGTGTTCGAATAGAACAGCGGTTAATGCCAACGGTACCTTTACAGGATGAAGATGAAATAAATAGAATTGACGAACAGTTAAAACCAACTATTCCTTAA
- a CDS encoding HAD family phosphatase: MDKDTQEKLAILNKKTKGNYIALLYDCDGTLADNMLAHKLSYKEAAAKYGIDLDTDIIDELAGWPTKLVADEISRRYQITLPETFPKEKSAVFFEKFIEHTQPISFVAEHLKENAKDTHIGVVSGGTRTTVQKTLSVLGLTAYIDVLICAGETPQGKPFPDPFLAAAKALGVAPKDCMVFEDGDPGVAAAIAAGMDWVRVDKI, translated from the coding sequence ATGGACAAAGATACACAAGAAAAATTAGCGATATTAAATAAGAAGACAAAAGGCAATTATATCGCATTACTTTACGATTGTGATGGAACATTAGCAGACAACATGTTAGCACATAAGCTCTCTTACAAGGAAGCGGCTGCCAAATACGGCATTGATTTAGATACAGATATTATTGATGAACTAGCTGGTTGGCCTACGAAACTTGTAGCCGATGAAATTAGTAGGCGATACCAAATAACCTTACCTGAAACCTTTCCTAAAGAAAAATCGGCAGTTTTTTTCGAAAAATTTATTGAACATACACAACCCATCTCTTTTGTTGCTGAACATCTCAAGGAAAACGCAAAAGACACTCATATTGGTGTTGTATCCGGGGGTACACGGACGACTGTACAAAAAACCTTATCTGTTTTAGGACTTACAGCATATATAGATGTACTAATATGCGCAGGTGAAACTCCTCAGGGAAAACCATTTCCCGATCCTTTTCTAGCAGCTGCTAAGGCTTTAGGCGTTGCGCCGAAAGATTGTATGGTATTCGAAGATGGTGATCCCGGTGTTGCTGCGGCTATTGCAGCAGGAATGGATTGGGTAAGGGTTGACAAGATATAA
- a CDS encoding nucleotide exchange factor GrpE: MEEQKKKENLEENQNLENKNIAEELESVNEARQHSKAGLDTVEDADEVDVEESPALSEEEKLQHELTEANNKYLRLYAEFDNYKRRTSKERVELLQSAGKEVIGDLLTVLDDFERARKAIENTQDVGPIKEGVDLVYQKLKSILTKKGLKEMNAVGEPFNADLHEAITKIPAPSEELAGKVIDEVEKGYFLNDKILRYAKVVVGSESI; encoded by the coding sequence ATGGAAGAACAAAAAAAGAAAGAAAATCTCGAAGAGAATCAAAACTTGGAGAATAAAAATATTGCTGAAGAATTAGAGTCTGTTAACGAGGCACGTCAACATAGCAAGGCCGGTTTGGATACTGTAGAAGATGCTGATGAGGTAGATGTGGAAGAGTCGCCCGCTTTAAGTGAGGAAGAAAAGCTCCAACACGAACTAACCGAAGCAAACAATAAATATCTTCGTCTATATGCTGAGTTTGACAATTACAAAAGACGTACCTCGAAAGAACGTGTAGAATTGTTACAGAGTGCCGGTAAAGAAGTTATCGGGGATCTTTTAACGGTGCTAGATGATTTTGAACGAGCTCGGAAAGCGATAGAAAACACACAAGACGTAGGTCCTATCAAAGAAGGTGTAGATTTAGTCTATCAAAAATTAAAATCTATTTTAACAAAAAAAGGACTAAAAGAAATGAATGCAGTTGGTGAACCTTTCAATGCTGACCTACATGAAGCAATCACTAAAATACCCGCGCCATCTGAAGAATTGGCAGGAAAAGTAATTGATGAAGTAGAGAAGGGTTATTTTCTTAATGACAAAATCTTACGCTATGCAAAAGTGGTTGTAGGTAGTGAATCAATATAA
- a CDS encoding outer membrane beta-barrel protein, with protein MRRLFLTLTTAFALAFSANAQTEQGKLFLGGSVGYNYNKVNGSDHSSQGFNITPNIGYFVSDNFAIGTGIGYAYSQSYNSNDLKVQQGAFTVSPFARAYKGNEMFKFFGQLSVPMSWGNEKIDGTKTSTNAHYGVQLSPGVAFFPHKNVGIELGVRGLYYGNNRVENESTGNKVISNSFGLASDFFAPQLGVQFYF; from the coding sequence ATGAGAAGATTATTTTTGACGCTAACTACAGCATTCGCACTAGCTTTTTCTGCTAACGCACAAACCGAACAAGGTAAATTATTTTTAGGAGGAAGTGTAGGATATAACTACAATAAGGTTAATGGATCTGATCATTCGTCCCAAGGTTTCAATATAACGCCAAATATCGGTTATTTCGTAAGCGATAACTTTGCGATTGGTACAGGTATTGGTTACGCCTATTCCCAGTCTTACAATTCAAATGACCTAAAAGTTCAACAAGGTGCATTTACTGTTTCTCCATTTGCAAGAGCTTATAAAGGAAACGAAATGTTTAAATTTTTCGGTCAGTTGTCTGTTCCAATGTCATGGGGCAACGAAAAGATTGACGGTACTAAAACCTCTACCAATGCCCATTACGGTGTACAATTGTCACCAGGAGTAGCTTTCTTCCCACATAAAAATGTCGGTATCGAGCTGGGTGTAAGGGGCTTGTATTATGGGAATAATAGAGTAGAAAATGAGTCTACTGGAAATAAAGTAATTTCCAACTCTTTTGGCTTAGCAAGTGATTTCTTTGCTCCACAATTAGGCGTACAATTTTATTTTTAA
- a CDS encoding cell division ATP-binding protein FtsE has translation MIANTVIKLRNIDIYQQKHLVLSNVNLQIDSGEFVFMIGQTGSGKSSLLKVIYGDLPISNGDGLVAGFDLGRINDRDIPFLRRKLGIVFQDFHLLTDRTVEKNLEFVMRATGWKDKNLIRERMFDVLDKVGLRSKLKKMPHELSGGEQQRVVIARALLNDPEVILADEPTGNLDPHTSEEIVLLLKEISRAGTAVLMATHDYQIIRNMPSRIVKTESGVLYDNVTIS, from the coding sequence ATGATTGCAAATACCGTTATCAAACTTAGAAATATAGACATTTATCAACAAAAACATTTAGTTCTTTCTAATGTAAATTTACAGATCGATTCTGGCGAATTTGTTTTTATGATTGGACAAACTGGTTCAGGGAAGAGTAGCTTACTCAAAGTAATCTACGGGGATCTTCCCATATCTAATGGTGACGGCTTAGTAGCAGGCTTTGATCTAGGGAGGATAAACGATCGGGACATTCCTTTTTTAAGAAGGAAATTGGGTATTGTATTTCAGGATTTTCATTTACTTACCGACAGAACTGTCGAAAAGAACCTTGAGTTTGTTATGCGTGCAACTGGGTGGAAAGATAAAAACCTGATAAGAGAACGAATGTTTGATGTTTTAGATAAAGTAGGTTTACGCTCTAAGCTAAAAAAAATGCCACACGAGTTATCTGGTGGTGAACAGCAACGGGTAGTAATTGCCCGCGCGTTATTAAACGACCCGGAAGTAATTTTGGCGGACGAACCGACCGGAAATCTAGATCCACACACATCGGAAGAAATAGTATTGCTTCTTAAGGAAATTAGTAGAGCTGGAACAGCTGTGTTAATGGCCACGCATGACTATCAAATTATTAGAAACATGCCATCACGTATTGTGAAGACAGAGTCAGGTGTATTATATGACAATGTCACTATTTCCTAA
- the lat gene encoding L-lysine 6-transaminase, with product MNKTSATPENAQSVISKHVLTDGMDLTLDLKKSKGVMMFDSKHNREILDFFTCFASVPLGYNHPKMLNDEEFKEDLLLAALTNPSNSDIYTMQYAKFVETFSRVGIPSYLPHAFFVAGGGLAVENALKTAMDWKVQKNFQKGYIKERGLKVIHFEKAFHGRTGYTMSLTNTQPDKTKWFAKFDWPRVSIPYMEFPFTDEGYELLLQRERQSLAQIKQAFADNKDDICAIIIEPIQSEGGDNHVRKEFLEQLRMLANENDALLIYDEVQTGVGLTGKFWCHEHFGAKARPDIIAFGKKMQVCGILVSERIDEVKTNVFKVPSRINSTWGGNLADMVRASKILQIIEEDDLLSNAEAVGNYLQQRLIDSTDRYPVMSNVRGRGLLTAFDFPNKEKRDSFLKKSLQQKVLFLGCGERSIRFRPALIIQKTDIDRGLETLESVVQHL from the coding sequence ATGAACAAAACTTCTGCAACACCTGAAAATGCTCAATCGGTTATCAGTAAACATGTGTTAACTGACGGAATGGACCTTACTTTAGATTTAAAAAAGAGTAAAGGGGTAATGATGTTTGATTCGAAACATAACAGGGAAATTTTAGACTTCTTCACCTGTTTTGCATCTGTGCCTCTTGGGTATAATCATCCAAAAATGCTAAATGATGAGGAATTCAAAGAAGACTTATTACTCGCAGCACTAACGAATCCTTCTAATTCAGATATTTACACTATGCAATATGCAAAATTTGTGGAAACGTTTAGTCGAGTGGGTATCCCATCATATTTGCCACATGCGTTTTTCGTGGCCGGTGGTGGGTTGGCTGTTGAAAATGCGCTTAAAACTGCAATGGATTGGAAAGTTCAAAAAAACTTTCAAAAGGGTTATATAAAAGAACGCGGTTTGAAGGTTATACATTTTGAAAAAGCATTTCATGGCAGAACGGGATACACCATGAGTTTAACCAATACACAACCAGACAAAACAAAATGGTTTGCTAAATTTGATTGGCCTCGCGTAAGCATTCCATATATGGAGTTTCCTTTTACTGATGAAGGATATGAACTGCTGCTGCAACGTGAAAGGCAATCGTTGGCCCAAATCAAGCAAGCTTTTGCCGACAATAAAGATGATATATGTGCCATAATTATCGAGCCCATCCAATCGGAGGGCGGGGACAACCATGTTAGAAAAGAGTTTTTAGAGCAATTAAGAATGCTAGCGAACGAAAATGATGCCTTGTTAATTTATGACGAAGTACAAACGGGAGTTGGCTTAACGGGAAAATTTTGGTGTCATGAACATTTTGGTGCCAAGGCACGCCCTGACATTATAGCGTTTGGAAAAAAGATGCAGGTGTGTGGTATTCTAGTAAGTGAACGCATCGATGAAGTAAAAACAAATGTATTCAAAGTACCATCCCGTATTAATTCAACTTGGGGAGGAAATTTAGCCGATATGGTCCGAGCAAGCAAAATATTGCAGATTATTGAAGAAGATGATTTATTGAGCAATGCTGAAGCCGTGGGAAATTATTTACAACAGCGACTGATAGATAGCACAGATAGATATCCAGTGATGAGCAATGTTCGAGGCAGGGGTCTTCTTACCGCTTTCGATTTTCCAAACAAAGAAAAAAGGGATAGTTTTCTAAAGAAGTCGCTACAACAAAAGGTACTATTCTTGGGGTGCGGTGAAAGGAGCATACGCTTCAGACCTGCATTAATCATACAAAAAACGGATATCGATCGCGGCTTGGAAACCTTGGAAAGCGTAGTTCAACACCTTTAA
- a CDS encoding fructose-6-phosphate aldolase, with protein sequence MYIIKVKGVAKIPDYVQLRDENFTLLAYFRVDRPDKSLEKIGLGHKLAYIMTIVKELPFGQIKKIIL encoded by the coding sequence ATGTATATAATAAAAGTTAAAGGTGTGGCGAAAATTCCAGATTATGTTCAACTGCGTGATGAAAACTTCACTTTACTTGCATATTTTAGGGTAGATCGGCCTGACAAATCGCTTGAAAAAATTGGTTTAGGCCATAAATTAGCGTATATCATGACCATAGTAAAAGAACTACCTTTTGGACAAATAAAAAAAATAATCCTCTAA